The Etheostoma cragini isolate CJK2018 chromosome 15, CSU_Ecrag_1.0, whole genome shotgun sequence genome window below encodes:
- the kctd13 gene encoding BTB/POZ domain-containing adapter for CUL3-mediated RhoA degradation protein 1 codes for MSAEASVGSHAADSTQSAVSPPVFHNTDELRNRGLIGSKYVKLNVGGSLHYTTVQTLSKEDSLLRSICNGGTEVSIDSEGWVVLDRCGRHFGLVLNFLRDGSVPLPEEHRELDEVLKEAQYYRVQGLVQHCLSAMQKQKDVFETVCRIPMITSAKEEQKMIASCRKPVVKLQNNRGNNKYSYTSNSDDNLLKNIELFDKLVLRFNGRVLFVKDVLGDEICCWSFYGEGRKIAEVCCTSIVYATEKKQTKVEFPEARIFEETLNILIYENGRGFGPGGLHLLDSRGSGSSPGAEEEGASGGDRRVRRIHVRRHIMHDERGHGQQTVYKD; via the exons ATGTCTGCTGAGGCTTCAGTAGGCAGTCACGCTGCTGACTCTACCCAGTCTGCTGTTTCCCCGCCTGTCTTCCACAACACAGATGAGCTCAGAAATCGTGGTCTGATAGGAAGCAAGTATGTCAAATTAAATGTGGGTGGCTCACTGCATTATACCACCGTCCAGACGTTAAGCAAGGAAGACAGTCTCTTGCGGAGCATATGTAATGGAGGAACAGAGGTTTCCATAGACTCAGAAG GTTGGGTAGTTTTGGATAGGTGTGGCAGACATTTTGGACTGGTTTTGAACTTCCTACGAGATGGCTCGGTTCCACTTCCAGAGGAGCACAGGGAACTGGATGAGGTTCTGAAGGAGGCCCAGTATTATCGCGTCCAGGGACTCGTCCAGCACTGCCTCAGTGCCATGCAG AAGCAAAAGGATGTCTTTGAAACTGTGTGTCGTATTCCCATGATCACCTCAGCCAAAGAAGAACAGAAGATGATCGCTTCTTGTAGAAag CCGGTAGTAAAATTGCAGAACAACAGAGGAAACAACAAATACTCTTACACCAG CAACTCTGATGATAACCTGCTGAAGAACATTGAACTGTTTGACAAACTCGTGCTCCGATTTAACGGCCGCGTCCTGTTTGTCAAAGATGTGCTCGGGGATGAGATCTGCTGCTGGTCTTTCTACGGTGAAGGGCGAAAGATTGCTGAAGTATGCTGCACTTCCATTGTCTATGCCACAGAGAAGAAGCAGACCAAA GTGGAATTTCCTGAGGCTCGAATATTTGAAGAAACCCTCAATATCCTCATTTATGAGAACGGCAGAGGATTCGGTCCAGGAGGCTTACACCTTTTAGACTCAAGAGGCTCCGGTTCATCACCGGGAGCTGAGGAGGAGGGCGCGTCAGGAGGCGACAGGCGAGTCAGACGGATCCACGTACGGAGGCATATAATGCATGATGAAAGAGGGCACGGTCAGCAAACTGTGTATAAGGACTAA